One part of the Glycine soja cultivar W05 chromosome 11, ASM419377v2, whole genome shotgun sequence genome encodes these proteins:
- the LOC114375338 gene encoding cyclin-U2-1-like, translating into MASSLIISPRKLRSDLYSYSYQEDHYSTPLVINVLASLIERSMARTERIVKNGSRSLSKAISTNIFDCREILDMTIQSYLERIFRYTRAGPSVYVVAYVYIDRFCQNNPGFRINARNVHRLLITTIMLASKYVEDMNYRNSYFGRVGGLTTDELNKLELEFLFLMDFKLHVNVSVFESYCCHLEREVSIGGGYHIERTLRCAEEIKAKHREERGYTHIARVML; encoded by the exons ATGGCTTCTTCTCTCATAATTTCCCCAAGAAAGCTTCGCTCTGATTTGTACTCCTACTCCTACCAAGAGGATCATTACAGCACCCCATTGGTGATCAATGTTCTGGCTTCACTGATTGAGAGGAGCATGGCCAGAACAGAAAGGATCGTGAAGAATGGTTCGAGGTCTTTGTCCAAGGCCATTAGCACAAACATCTTTGACTGCAGAGAGATCCTTGACATGACAATCCAGTCTTATTTAGAGAGAATTTTCAGGTACACTCGTGCAGGGCCTTCAGTGTATGTTGTAGCTTATGTCTACATTGACAGGTTTTGCCAGAACAATCCAGGATTCAGAATCAATGCTAGAAATGTGCATAGGCTTCTCATCACAACCATCATGCTTGCTTCCAAGTATGTTGAAGACAT gAACTACAGAAATTCCTACTTTGGAAGAGTTGGTGGGTTAACAACTGATGAGCTGAACAAGTTGGAGCTGGAATTCCTTTTCTTGATGGATTTCAAATTGCATGTAAACGTGAGTGTTTTTGAGAGCTATTGCTGCCATTTAGAGAGGGAAGTTAGCATTGGAGGAGGGTACCACATTGAGAGGACCCTGAGGTGTGCAGAAGAAATCAAAGCAAAGcatagagaagaaaggggttacaCACACATTGCACGTGTGATGTTGtag